The window tggatgtttatctatataataatatatatgttataaaatatacttagtatcgttgagttagtatcccataacacaagtctagaacttactttggggctagctcaatctgtgtggatttgtcctaatatatttatattatataatatttaaatagataatgaaaataatcccCAAATCGCATGAActcaaatttagttttttttttcgcgtgCATGTCAGGTCTAATGGATTTACAGTATATGATCTAAACCTAAATGATCTGTGATTGTTGTTGACTGTGTGATTTAACCAACGAAGACCGGCTGCGCCTATGTCTGGCCGGAATGATAAAGGCTTACCCTAGGTGCGCCGGTGCTGTGGAGTGAGATTAGCACATGGTCCCGGCACAAATGCGGTAGGCGTTGACACCGTGTGGTTTTAGTGGGTTAAAGTCCCACACACCTGTCCGGCTTCCCGTGGCCGGATGGACGGGACGAGCGTCTTTccacacgaaaaaaaaaaggtctAGCTGAACATAAGTTCAGCTAGACCTAGCCACCTAGCCAACTGAGGCCAGCTACATTAGGTGTAACCGCAATTCGGGAATACTATAGCATAAGatgaaaatcaaaaatatttctatgtatACTTGCTTAGTGTGAGttttattcatacaaataatattacataaataatacagatCTTAATATTCTATCCATATCCATCCCCGGGCTTCGGACATCATAGCCGAGAATGAAACAAGcatgagagaaagagacagGATCTTAACTGTTAGAGGTACAAATGTTGACTCTTTAATGTAGCATAAAAACTAACagcaattgaaaataaaattatttaattcatccTTGTCCGCCATTCAATACACTCTGCGCCTGCGCAATGGTCGCCACAGCAGGCCCAGCACTGATAATGGAGTCTCGAACCCTCTGGCCAACACCTTcctataattaaaacaagattttttacaaaaatgccatttttgacacaagttttCATTGTCCccagaaatatttttgcaatcaacgcctaataataaaatcgtttcgataaaccgttgaggagttccctcgttgggaggaAACCCGATTCTGGGTCCACCTTCAGGTCACGCTTAGCATATTAATACATTTGCATGAAAACAGAAGCCATTAGGAAAATGTCAACTCTGAATCTTCAATTTTGATTGGTGAAACACAAATTCAGTTGGTTATATCATCACAAAAAAGGTAAGGGCCTCTTCTATGTTTAGTCTAGTGCCAACTACGCATTATGCGACTCAATTCGACAAACTTTAGCAGTTATGTGgtattatgattatttgttagacaaataaaataaaaaaaccccgactttcaatattcatttcgctacaacttttgaacggccgaCCCGATgatcatgaaacatggctaagaacccTCGGAATAagattatctatgacacaaaaaaaactaaacgaaaatcggttcatccgttcgGGAGCTACGATatcacagacagatacacgaTAGACATGTCAAACTTagaacacccctctttttccgtcgggggttaaaaatagacCTTTACTAAAACGAGAACAGGTGAGAGTGAGTGAAAGAGAACattgtaagtacttacaatGGACTTCCCGAGCTTCTTCCAAAAGTCCGGTCTGGCCGATGTCGGTGAGAAAACCATCGCAATTACAGCGACGAGAAACAGAACTTTCAAGAATTTcatgtttttgataaaaacactttttttttacttcaaaatgCCGAAAAATGCTCTTGAACGTGAGACTTTGACTAACTTCGAACAGAGAAGAGAtacgttttatatttatttaccaacaaATTTAATACACTGTCGAGATAACACATAGCATTGTAAGTAGAATCTTGTATGTACAGCTTTAAAGttcaatttgatttaataGTGACGGACCGAGTGTATGTATAAGTTTGTTAACTGGACAATTTGATAACTGGAATGGTAGGTAATTCCCGCTTTCCAGGTCCTATTGGGACTTACTGACTTATTGCCTAAGGTCATGTGCCTTTAAGTTATtgatagtttaaaaattaaaacatttggtatttttttccCATTGGGAATTGGAAAACCCGATTGGCATGCATCTTTGGAAGTCTCAGGTCAATCTCCGGTCAGGTCATAACggtaaattaactttttgagATTGATCTAAGTCTTTgggatttatatattattaaactatattactagtatattatatctcGATGATTCGAATCTTTTGTGagagataatttatttttaaaagcttttttatttatatttgaagtcTATAGTATAGTTCTAGTTGAACATTCTGGACTCGAGCAGGAATAGAAAAAGGAAAGCATTATGGGacaatataaattcaatattttggtcaaatatacaaatatattaggacatatcacatagataaacatccaagacccgagccaatcagaaaaagatcattttccttcatgacccgaccggggatcgaacccgggacctctcggttcagaggcaagcactctACAACTGCGCCACCTGTAATATATCTGAGGATAATAATTATCTGATtgtatatattctataatgaTCAGgcatcgtgtcgtatcaaATGTAACATTTTCAGTGTAACATTTTCAGTGTAACAACACATTGAGATCCGCGGACATAATTGTGGAAACTTATACCCTTGTTATACATTTTGTCCTTGGTAGTTAGGGATTGAACCCAAGACCTCCAGTTAGCAGCTTTACGGCATGGTTACGGCACTCGGCATTAACCACTACGCCGTAAAGCTcgttaaaacatattttttaacaacgGTCAATTTTAACCTTTTACTTTTAGTTAATTAACTTCCAACAGCTGCCTGTTTGACCTATATCAAATTTTGGATTtagaacttttttaatttaaaattcatttattcataacaattttgtgtttatgttttttttatataaactggatcatacaaaattttacactctgtctctctctcaaATTAACATTATCCAGGTCTCATTctaagtcttttttttttttttttgaagtgaaaacttctttagcggcgttgtgcactttttgtgatgggtaaaaaatgttaaattgtacgtccttggagaaaaggctgcggtgaagtttgttgcgccgcttcttcttcacctgcgctttttAAGCCGGCAGtaaacttagtttaagtaatttttgacgtcaataagtgatgtatatcatcctaaattgaataaagaattttgaatttgaatttgaataaacttgcgtcaggacacgtgagtttaacattttttgaatGATCGAAAATTCATAAGACGTCACAAATGCACAATGTTAATATTCAAAGTTTTCATTTCTGCcagcactcccggagtgcaaccagttttttttttaatagaaatctGAATAGGCTATGTTTGTATTTCtctgtagattttttttcgacTTTCATTTGTTccatgtacagtcgaccgcacgTAAAGTTACCATGCATAGATTTCTATGCGACAGTACCAGTGACTAATTTACTCTGAGTAGCTTGATGTCATAAGACGATATTGAATATAGTGTAAAAAAGATGTGCAGTCTTCAAAACATTACCTTTGGTAATCATTTTTCCAATTGCGATATTAAATTGGGTCAAAACTACCCATAAATTAACGAAATCCACAGTAAAATGCAATGCAAATTCTCCTCTATAACTATAGTCACAAACACTTTGCTTAAGGTCCAAAGATAGTACGCGTACCGGTCCTGATTGCATTGTATCACTTACAAATCAGCATGCACTTACAATTTCACAGTTAAACCAaacataactttattacaatgaGGTAAAGATTCAAATAACAAGCGACTAGTTTTATGGActttaatttaagtttgtaAATTAATGCACATAAAAgagtgattttataaaatcataaccATGATCACACTAAAGCaatgttatatataagtatatgaatatatataaagtgtattatgtaaaatatgctGCCGTGGTATAACTAAAATGCCGTTATCTGACATCAGggcgatttttaattttggtttgcaagaaaatgagaaaaaaaagctCTTTCGATCTGTATTTGCGATTTTTCGATAGCTTGATtagttttggaaataacaattgtaaaattgccgttatgtacacatattttgCTTGTCAAATAGGCTAAAATGCCTTTAAGTAACTTTGCGAGTCTATACAGCCGCTAAGGTTGGATAACTCATacctttgttaaaaaaaatatcataaggtTGCTTGTCAATATTGCCGTTAACTGCATTTTTTGCACtataaaggggtaaaaatactttaactgtgttattgttattttatttctaatagagcagtattatattgttaagttAAAACGTCGTTAATTGAAAAAGCTAGACTTAAATGTGATTAACGTCGTATAACGGCTTTATAGCTTACTACTAATGTTTTGACTTTTCGTATGTTACAAGCCAATAGCGgcttttcgaaaatattcaaacaatgTGTTGTCCGCCACTGTTAGACTGCAGTGTCGTTATCTCACAGTGATACACTAAAATGTCGTTAACGTATCTCGCGCGCGGTACCATCGGAGAGGTCGGAGGTCGAATTAGTGAGTCGCAAGCGCTTGCTTCGGGTCTGCTCCCGCCAATTTCGCAACGATGACGCTTTAGGTGAGTAGTTTTTTAGCTaggtgtttaataatattatatattcataaaatacctGCCATGcatgtaatatgtattcaaataggtatattcatATCGTTCTATTATGATGTTACGGAGAGGCTATGATGGAAAAGACTAAAAAATACTCTCGAGGTCTATATGTGACATAGGacaactagtaataaatattatttttgtgtttaataatacacatacatatatacacatatttatttacatatatacacagtatttattttattgttacagaatTTCGGCTGTTTCCATGAgaagtaaatgtattttagagatggcaaagaaaaaaattgatatctTGTAATGAGCTTTTATCACTTCAAAATTTACCCCGTATTCTCAGTCCTTAACTCATTCCTCCACTCCATTTTGCAATAACATACCTCAAACTAACATCCAATCAAATCGCCATTAAATTTGCTAACCACGCCCATTTAAGGTACAATAACGAACTGTCAGCTCGAGGAATAAGATAGAGACAAAGATATTTGATCTGACGACCAGAAATAGAAACTTTCTGaagttattttgaagatttcaaatttattcaacagcagcgacgccctCTCGGGCTGGATAAGTTTGCTTCCTTCAGTTCACATggaatcttaaaattatatagaaaattaaaaatggcatTTGTAGCTATTCGGTTTCTGGAATTAAGCAGTTTTGAAGATTGCACAATAAACTTATCCTGTCTAATGACAATAACATTAGTTTGCTATAATACTCTGGGAGCTTGTGACCTTGTGTGATTAGTGTTAGCGACTGCCGTAAAGCGTTTCCCTTGTAGTCAAACacgattaaaatattgtattcttgATAGATGTTCGATCGATAGTCACCGCGGAATATCTTTTTGACGTAAACTTGTTAATAGAAGATGTGACTGATGACGCTAAAAAAGGGTgtagtatataagtatattttagcaTCGCATAATGTTTGGCATGTTGATCTTGAGGAACTTATGTACACTACATCGCATAATATAGACTGTCAACATTTTGGGACTGATGGCGGTCAAATGGTACTTTTGACAATCAAACGCatattttgatgtcaatatgtaatattcttcTTAAGTTTCAATATGGCCATccgttataattaatatttttttaaaataaaaaagtaaagttagCTTTCGTCAGTCCAGAGTGATGTTCGATCAAGGGCCGGACTATGAGGAAGATTCACGGGACGTTGCGCGGCGCGTCGAGCGTGTCCGAACAACGCATTAGTCCGACCAATCAACGCTTTAGACCCGCCCAATGAGTGAGGTTATGTCAAATTCAAGTCGAGTAAGAATTAGTAAGCCAAATTATCAAATGATCTTACGAagaactttaatattaaccaACAACATAGAGTCTCACCGATACCTGCAGCTGTAAAAAGACTACACCCGAGCTACAAGGCCTCCGCAAGCGTAAAAATACTGTTGATGCCAATTATTGTTCCGAAGTACCTACCTGAGATTTCCCAGCTACACCCAAGTGTgattcgcagagcgtttcgaccgctacgGTCGCactgtcaaattttaacaaagacaagaatgagttttactatatgactttacattatttactctgtactgtagttatgaatgattgatttcattaattaataataatgatttattttgcaaaatacaatttaaaatatccgccacatgcttcgtcaaatattttattaatctaacaggaaaaatataataaaaaatatggttgtTGTATGGTTTTAGTAATTGGTACTTAGCATGTTTCTGTTTAGCCGCATTGTCCGCTGCTGACCCCGCCTCACGAACGAAATCTCTGATATGAGAAGCAGCAAACGTACTTACACACGTTGCGTCCCAAAGCAAACATCGTCCCTTTTGCCAGAGAACCAAAATCAAGCCATTGGGACGCTTGCCATCCGTGCGACTTAGTCCAGGTGGTTCCAGAACACAAGGAATATTTGCACTTACCATAACGAATTATATCATTAAGCGCATGATGTCTGGGAAATCTACCAGCACtgatgaatgattgattttgaaaatgattccttcctcaaaaaaaaaatacggattgtaatgaccgcacagccgcagcggtcgaaacgctctgcgaaccacccccaaacgaattaaatattagaatattagaTACCCCTTTACAACAGCGGAATTTGAattgataaaacaattttcaaacctgtattttgataactttaaattcaatttgatcAATACTAtcttccaatatttttatactgttgCACTTAAATGCCGTTAATTTAGAAGGTAATTAGTTTAACTGCGTTTAAGCGTAACAATGAACCGAATTTaatcttcaaattaaaatatattcatagtttAGCAGACTTGAAAGCAGTTAAATGCCGTTAATCACACAAAAGCCTAACATGAATTAGTATCATAAGTATAGTTTTATGTAACTAAAACAACGTTATGGGATATAACGACATTTAAGTTACCATGaagtcatgatttttttagcattttaataaatatattttttaaatgaaatagtaaCGCTAAAAAGCCGTTACTCTTTACGAAGCGGCATTTTAGTCGATGACTCATAAGATTTTGGTATCATAGATAATATACTAAAACGcaaaaaacgttttattattattaaaaaaatgtgtttctaaaataataggtTAGTCATTAGATAGTATTTTACTTGATCTATGTTTTGGTACcttcaagttttaaataagtgttGTCATTTATGAATGAcatcgatttaaatttttaccgcGCTTTTCGACGTTTTACTCGAAACAAGCCTTTGGCAAATAACGGCGTTTTAGTTATACCAGGGCAGTATGTTCTAtatacaataaagatattacaaacaaacaaatattcttCAAATGTTTAAGTTTTTACTCTTTTCGCGGCTTTGCGGCATCACAGCCATAAATGAGAACATGCTGAGAAAGAGAGAGGTATTGAAATGCCACTTGTGCAAAGATATGAACAAAATTCATGTGTGTAAGTCCTTTTTAAGGGTTATCTTCTGTTTTCATCCTTGGTAAATGTTGGCAGCTTGTCCAACCACGCGGATACTGCATGACCCACCTTAATGATGCCGTCTCTTGTATTTCTGCGCATTTTctcttgaaataataaaaaatataacgtcccttgcttaatttttttaataaacaatcgCGCCacgccgccgcgccgccgcgccgTACCGTCagaattttagtaatttagtGGTCCTTATCACGTACTAAAACAAGAAAAGGAtgttaaatataggtattagcTTTTTAATTCCAACTAATTGAGTTACAAAAAGGAAcaggaaattataaatatttgcagtCAACCAACAATTATTCATCAtgaagtaataattaaaaaacaacttacaattttttttaaattcctacCTTCCATTTTGTGTTACGAAAAatcatttcataattttaatattgaattcGAAATTCAGTACTGGCTGAAAACGACTGATATTACGCTGCACTATTCCTATTTGTTTCTCTGGATTTATAACAgctaaattcaatattttcaatgatattttattttgctccTTATATCATTGAGATAAGGTTGTATTTGGTTCAGCTGGTATGTAACTAAACTAGACGTCTGTATGGGAAGACCCTAAAGTATGGTAGTAGTTAGTTAGTCTCTGGGGACCCGAATAGCCAGACGGGTTTCTTATTATTTAGCTCAGATTTTTACGTCAGTTATTGAATCGaggtttagtttttttttttattctcaagCGTGAGCAGGAAAATGCACTTGTGTATAAccattgttatataaatttatgttatcaCTATTTAGTCATTAATCGGAATACGTATGCAACCAATACTCAACTATGCTTCCTTACCTATGTAACATGCTTATCTACattcagaaaaataacataagtacCTAGTATTGTACCTGTTAATCACTCTTATTTAtcctattaaatattataaatgcgaaagtgtgtgtatgtgtgtatatatgtatgtatgctttTTACTCCCTTTCTcataaaatctactggaccgattgttatgaaatttggtacacgagtagaatataacctggaataacacatagggtactttttatccacacgaagccccggggcgcagctggtAAATGATAAATCTATGTACGAGTATCTTTTGTTTAATGGGTGTCCGGGAATAACTACGTTAGGGACTTCCTGTGGTCCAGTTAAATAGGACCTAAGCTATTGCTTAACCAATATCGACCTTATCACAAACGAATACCGGCGAACTCAAGTTTTGAGAAGTCATGCAATATGTTTTGGTTATGGATCGATTATATAATCTCTCGAAAAATAACCAGCCAGCATTCATCGATCATTCGATTTGAATGCGTCGAACAGTTTGAGTTGAGAAT is drawn from Plodia interpunctella isolate USDA-ARS_2022_Savannah chromosome 24, ilPloInte3.2, whole genome shotgun sequence and contains these coding sequences:
- the LOC128680548 gene encoding cecropin-like translates to MNFVKILFFVFACVLALTAVSGAPSPKWKVFKKIEGVGQRVRDSIISAGPAVATIAQAQSVLNGGQG